From the Carya illinoinensis cultivar Pawnee chromosome 4, C.illinoinensisPawnee_v1, whole genome shotgun sequence genome, one window contains:
- the LOC122307285 gene encoding aldehyde dehydrogenase family 3 member H1-like isoform X1 translates to MISATILSFTHSLFPSWRASPSSSCGTTDSAVGFGANRAFSYRFTRKSNQTRVSFPKLIRTSSGFRSCSATLSLIVEVEEKPKFDADKAALLVKEVRKSFNSGKTRSYEWRVSQLKSIEKMVEEKEMEITEALYKDLSKPAFEAFISEISQVKSSCKLALKELSSWMIPEKVKTSLTTYPSSAEIVSEPLGVVLVISTWNFPFLLSLDPVIGAISAGNAVVLKPSEIAPATSLLLSNLVQEYLDNSAIRVVEGAVDETTALLAQKWDKILYTGSARVARIVMAAAAKHLTPVILELGGKCPAVVDSNIDIQVAVRRIIAGKWACNNGQACIGVDYIITTNAFAPKLIHSLRHGLEQFFGKDPMKSKDISRIVSSSHFARLVKLLDEENVSDKVVFGGQRDENQLKIAPTILLDVPEDSLIMQEEIFGPLMPIYTVENLEDSFEVINSKQKPLAAYLFTNDEQLKKDFVQNISSGGMLINDTIIHVATEGLPFGGVGESGMGSYHGKFSFDAFSHKKAVLYRSFAGDTSIRYPPYTPEKQRLLKALISGNIISIILALIGWSRD, encoded by the exons ATGATTTCAGCGACCATTCTCTCTTTCACTCACTCCCTCTTTCCATCATGGAGAGCATCACCTTCCAGCTCTTGCGGGACCACAG ACAGTGCAGTTGGTTTTGGAGCTAACAGGGCATTCTCTTACCGTTTTACAAGAAAGAGCAATCAAACAAGAGTTTCCTTCCCCAAACTTATCAGAACTTCGTCTGG CTTTAGAAGTTGTTCAGCCACTCTGTCATTAATAGTGGAGGTGGAAGAGAAACCAAAGTTTGACGCAGACAAAGCGGCTCTACTAGTTAAGGAGGTCAGGAAGAGCTTTAACTCCGGCAAGACAAGGAGCTACGAATGGAGAGTGTCCCAATTGAAGAGCATTGAGAAGATGGTTGAAGAAAAGGAGATGGAGATTACCGAAGCTCTTTATAAGGACCTCTCAAAGCCCGCTTTCGAGGCCTTTATTTCCGAG ATTTCACAGGTAAAATCGTCATGTAAGTTGGCACTAAAAGAATTGAGCAGTTGGATGATTCCAGAAAAG GTCAAAACTTCACTTACCACATATCCTTCATCAGCAGAAATCGTGTCAGAACCTTTAGGAGTTGTGTTGGTCATCTCGACATGGAACTTTCCTTTCT TGTTATCTCTTGATCCGGTCATTGGAGCTATTTCAGCTGGCAATGCTGTGGTCTTAAAACCGTCAGAAATTGCTCCTGCCACATCATTGCTGCTCTCAAATTTAGTACAGGAATATCTAGACAATTCTGCAATAAGAGTTGTTGAAGGGGCTGTTGATGAAACTACTGCACTACTTGCGCAGAAGTGGGATAAGATACTTTACACAG GTAGTGCAAGGGTTGCTCGCATCGTGATGGCTGCTGCTGCAAAGCATCTTACACCTGTAATCCTGGAACTTGGAGGAAAGTGCCCTGCCGTTGTTGATTCAAACATTGACATACAA GTTGCTGTTAGGAGGATAATTGCTGGCAAGTGGGCATGCAATAATGGCCAAGCTTGTATCGGTGttgattatattataacaacaaATGCCTTTGCTCCAAAGTTG ATACACTCTTTAAGGCATGGACTGGAGCAATTTTTTGGGAAAGATCCAATGAAATCAAAAGACATTTCCCGCATTGTGAGCTCATCCCACTTTGCTCGTCTGGTAAAGCTGTTGGATGAGGAAAATGTATCTGATAAAGTTGTGTTTGGAGGCCAAAGGGATGAGAATCAATT AAAGATAGCTCCAACCATCTTGTTGGATGTCCCAGAGGACTCCTTGATAATGCAAGAGGAGATATTTGGGCCTTTAATGCCCATCTACACT GTTGAGAACTTGGAAGACAGCTTTGAGGTGATAAACTCGAAACAAAAGCCTCTTGCTGCATATCTCTTCACTAATGATGAGCAGCTTAAGAAGGATTTTGTGCAAAATATATCTTCAGGAGGAATGCTCATTAATGATACCATTATACAT GTTGCTACGGAGGGTTTACCTTTTGGTGGAGTTGGGGAGAGTGGAATGGGCTCATACCATGGGAAATTCTCTTTTGATGCTTTTAGCCATAAGAAGGCAGTTCTATACAGAAGTTTTGCTGGAGATACATCCATAAGGTACCCACCATACACACCCGAAAAGCAAAGACTACTGAAGGCCCTGATCAGTGGTAACATAATTTCCATAATACTTGCTTTGATTGGATGGTCAAGAGATTGA
- the LOC122307285 gene encoding aldehyde dehydrogenase family 3 member H1-like isoform X2, translating to MESITFQLLRDHSAVGFGANRAFSYRFTRKSNQTRVSFPKLIRTSSGFRSCSATLSLIVEVEEKPKFDADKAALLVKEVRKSFNSGKTRSYEWRVSQLKSIEKMVEEKEMEITEALYKDLSKPAFEAFISEISQVKSSCKLALKELSSWMIPEKVKTSLTTYPSSAEIVSEPLGVVLVISTWNFPFLLSLDPVIGAISAGNAVVLKPSEIAPATSLLLSNLVQEYLDNSAIRVVEGAVDETTALLAQKWDKILYTGSARVARIVMAAAAKHLTPVILELGGKCPAVVDSNIDIQVAVRRIIAGKWACNNGQACIGVDYIITTNAFAPKLIHSLRHGLEQFFGKDPMKSKDISRIVSSSHFARLVKLLDEENVSDKVVFGGQRDENQLKIAPTILLDVPEDSLIMQEEIFGPLMPIYTVENLEDSFEVINSKQKPLAAYLFTNDEQLKKDFVQNISSGGMLINDTIIHVATEGLPFGGVGESGMGSYHGKFSFDAFSHKKAVLYRSFAGDTSIRYPPYTPEKQRLLKALISGNIISIILALIGWSRD from the exons ATGGAGAGCATCACCTTCCAGCTCTTGCGGGACCACAG TGCAGTTGGTTTTGGAGCTAACAGGGCATTCTCTTACCGTTTTACAAGAAAGAGCAATCAAACAAGAGTTTCCTTCCCCAAACTTATCAGAACTTCGTCTGG CTTTAGAAGTTGTTCAGCCACTCTGTCATTAATAGTGGAGGTGGAAGAGAAACCAAAGTTTGACGCAGACAAAGCGGCTCTACTAGTTAAGGAGGTCAGGAAGAGCTTTAACTCCGGCAAGACAAGGAGCTACGAATGGAGAGTGTCCCAATTGAAGAGCATTGAGAAGATGGTTGAAGAAAAGGAGATGGAGATTACCGAAGCTCTTTATAAGGACCTCTCAAAGCCCGCTTTCGAGGCCTTTATTTCCGAG ATTTCACAGGTAAAATCGTCATGTAAGTTGGCACTAAAAGAATTGAGCAGTTGGATGATTCCAGAAAAG GTCAAAACTTCACTTACCACATATCCTTCATCAGCAGAAATCGTGTCAGAACCTTTAGGAGTTGTGTTGGTCATCTCGACATGGAACTTTCCTTTCT TGTTATCTCTTGATCCGGTCATTGGAGCTATTTCAGCTGGCAATGCTGTGGTCTTAAAACCGTCAGAAATTGCTCCTGCCACATCATTGCTGCTCTCAAATTTAGTACAGGAATATCTAGACAATTCTGCAATAAGAGTTGTTGAAGGGGCTGTTGATGAAACTACTGCACTACTTGCGCAGAAGTGGGATAAGATACTTTACACAG GTAGTGCAAGGGTTGCTCGCATCGTGATGGCTGCTGCTGCAAAGCATCTTACACCTGTAATCCTGGAACTTGGAGGAAAGTGCCCTGCCGTTGTTGATTCAAACATTGACATACAA GTTGCTGTTAGGAGGATAATTGCTGGCAAGTGGGCATGCAATAATGGCCAAGCTTGTATCGGTGttgattatattataacaacaaATGCCTTTGCTCCAAAGTTG ATACACTCTTTAAGGCATGGACTGGAGCAATTTTTTGGGAAAGATCCAATGAAATCAAAAGACATTTCCCGCATTGTGAGCTCATCCCACTTTGCTCGTCTGGTAAAGCTGTTGGATGAGGAAAATGTATCTGATAAAGTTGTGTTTGGAGGCCAAAGGGATGAGAATCAATT AAAGATAGCTCCAACCATCTTGTTGGATGTCCCAGAGGACTCCTTGATAATGCAAGAGGAGATATTTGGGCCTTTAATGCCCATCTACACT GTTGAGAACTTGGAAGACAGCTTTGAGGTGATAAACTCGAAACAAAAGCCTCTTGCTGCATATCTCTTCACTAATGATGAGCAGCTTAAGAAGGATTTTGTGCAAAATATATCTTCAGGAGGAATGCTCATTAATGATACCATTATACAT GTTGCTACGGAGGGTTTACCTTTTGGTGGAGTTGGGGAGAGTGGAATGGGCTCATACCATGGGAAATTCTCTTTTGATGCTTTTAGCCATAAGAAGGCAGTTCTATACAGAAGTTTTGCTGGAGATACATCCATAAGGTACCCACCATACACACCCGAAAAGCAAAGACTACTGAAGGCCCTGATCAGTGGTAACATAATTTCCATAATACTTGCTTTGATTGGATGGTCAAGAGATTGA